AATGGGTACGAGCACAGGAAAAATTCTTGTTTATTTCCTTGCAACGACTAGTCCTGGAGAACGAGTAGAAAATCCCCGCCAAGTTAGTGCTTTTCGATATCCATTTTATTATGCTCCCCGCAGTCCTTCCTTTTCTCGGGCTACATTAAAAAAATGGCACTCTGAAATTCACTTTTATATTTCGGGTACAGCTAGTATCATTGGTCACGAAACTAAGCATATTGGAAAGCCACTGACCCAATTAGAAGAAACTTTAAACAATTTGGCTGCACTGATAAAAAATGCTAATCAGTCTCATCAGTTACGGATTAAGAATCTACAAGAGCTTAGCTTATTAAAAATTTATATTCGGCAAGGCATAGAGGTAGGTCCTATTGCTCAATATTTAAAAGAAACTCTTAGAAATACAGTACCTACAATTTTTCTTCAAGGAGATATTTGCCGAGAAGAATTATTAGTAGAAATTGAAGCATTTTACCGAGAGCAGATAAAAATTAGTGAATTAACTTACTAGTAAAAGCTCTAAAGTTCGAATGTAGATTTGAGACAGTTGATCTAGCTCTGCAATGGCTACATGTTCATCAATTTGATGGATACTTTTATTTACTGGTCCTAACTCTATTACCTGTGTACCAGTGGGAGCAATAAATCGCCCATCTGAGGTACCACCACTAGTTGAGAGTTTCGTTTCAATACCCGTGATTTCCTTAATTGCTTTTACGACTGCTATTGCTAAAGTTGCGTTTTCTTGAGTTCGGAATGGTAGGCCAGAGAGATGCCAATTAATAGTATATTTTAAGCGATGGCGGGAAAGAATATCAGCGACTCGATATTTTAATTCACTATCTGTAACCTCTGTAGAATAACGAAAGTTAAATAGCACTTCTAGATCCCCTGGAATTACATTAGTTGCCCCTGTACCACTGCGAATATTTGAAATTTGAAAACTGGTAGGAGGAAAATCCTCATTTCCCTCATCCCATCGAGTGTTACATAGTTCTAATAATGCTTCTGCAAAGCTATGAATAGGATTATCAGCTAATTGAGGATAGGCAATATGCCCTTGAATACCATGAACAAGTAAGGTTCCGTTGAGAGATCCTCTACGACCATTTTTGATTTGATCACCCACTTGCTCAAGACTACTGGGTTCACCCACTAAACAAAAATCTATTTTTTCTCCTCGCTTTTGTAATACTTCTATTACCTTAGCAGTACCATCTACTGCAATTCCTTCTTCATCGCTAGTAATGAGTAAAGCAATAGAGCCTTGATAATCAGGGTGAATAGAAATAAATTGCTCACAGGCAGTTACCATAGCAGCGAGACCACCTTTCATATCTGCTGCTCCACGTCCATAAAGAATTCCATCTTTAATGGTTGGGGTAAAAGGATCGTTCGTCCATTTTTCTTTAGGTCCAGTAGGTACTACATCTGTATGACCTGCAAATACAAATAGAGGAGAGCTTTTACCTCGGCGAATCCAAAGATTTTGTACTTCCCCAAAAGGCATATATTCAGCATGAAAGCCTATTTTCTCGAGATGATCAACCAATATCTTCTGGCACCCTGCATCATCTGAGGTAATTGAAGGACAAGCAATTAGTTCTTTAGTAAGTGCTAAAGTAGCAGACATAATTGAATGATGTTATTTAAATATCACGGAGTAATTCATTAATCCCCACTTTACTGCGGGTCTTTTCATCTACTTGCTTTACAATTACAGCACAGTAAAGACTATAGGTACTATCTTTAGAGGGAAGGTTACCAGAAACTACTACAGAGCCTGCGGGAATTCGTCCATAGCTTATTTCACCAGTTGCTCTATTTAGAATTTTTGTACTTTGACCAATGAATACACCCATGGAAATAACCGATCCTTTCTCTACAATAACTCCTTCTACTACTTCAGATCGGGCACCAATAAAACAATCATCTTCAATAATCGTAGGGTAAGCCTGTAAAGGTTCTAATACGCCACCGATGCCCACCCCTCCAGAGAGATGAACATTCTTTCCAATTTGAGCACAAGACCCTACGGTTGCCCAAGTATCCACCATAGT
This genomic window from Candidatus Nitrosacidococcus tergens contains:
- the dapD gene encoding 2,3,4,5-tetrahydropyridine-2,6-dicarboxylate N-succinyltransferase, producing MSNIQAVIEEAFEHRSEINPHNGEAKIRRAVSEALQLLNTGQARVAEKKEGRWQVNKWLKKAVLLSFRLSDNSLIQGGFTHYFDKVPPKYEQYTLNDFQKDNIRVVPPATVRKGAFIAPSVVLMPSYVNIGAYVDEGTMVDTWATVGSCAQIGKNVHLSGGVGIGGVLEPLQAYPTIIEDDCFIGARSEVVEGVIVEKGSVISMGVFIGQSTKILNRATGEISYGRIPAGSVVVSGNLPSKDSTYSLYCAVIVKQVDEKTRSKVGINELLRDI
- the dapE gene encoding succinyl-diaminopimelate desuccinylase; the encoded protein is MSATLALTKELIACPSITSDDAGCQKILVDHLEKIGFHAEYMPFGEVQNLWIRRGKSSPLFVFAGHTDVVPTGPKEKWTNDPFTPTIKDGILYGRGAADMKGGLAAMVTACEQFISIHPDYQGSIALLITSDEEGIAVDGTAKVIEVLQKRGEKIDFCLVGEPSSLEQVGDQIKNGRRGSLNGTLLVHGIQGHIAYPQLADNPIHSFAEALLELCNTRWDEGNEDFPPTSFQISNIRSGTGATNVIPGDLEVLFNFRYSTEVTDSELKYRVADILSRHRLKYTINWHLSGLPFRTQENATLAIAVVKAIKEITGIETKLSTSGGTSDGRFIAPTGTQVIELGPVNKSIHQIDEHVAIAELDQLSQIYIRTLELLLVS